TTCCTCGCCGTCTTCCTCGGCAACGAACGGGTGGCGCCACCGCTGCTCGTACTGGTGCTCCTGCGCTGGGTCCTGTTCCGCGTCGAGTTCGGCGCGGGCCTGATCAAGATGCGCGGGGACGAGTGCTGGCGGAAGCTGACGTGCCTCTACTACCACCATGAGACACAGCCGATGCCGGGCCCGCTGAGCTGGTTCTTCCACCGGCTCCCGCGCCCCCTGCACCGCGTCGAGGCCGGTGCCAACCACGTGACCCAACTCGTCTTGCCCGTGCTCCTGTTCACCCCGCAGCCGATCGCGACGGGTGCGGCCTGCCTGATGATCCTCACCCAGCTGTGGCTGGTCCTGTCGGGCAACTTCTCCTGGCTGAACTGGCTGACGATCCTGCTCGCCGTGACGGCGGTGGACTTCTCCCTCCTGCGCGAGCCGCCGCACCCGGCCGCCGCCCCACTCTGGTACGAGTGCGTCGTCATCGCCGTCACCGCACTCGTCGTCGCGCTGAGCTACCACCCGGCGCTCAACCTGCTGTCGCGCCGCCAGTCCATGAACCGCTCCTACGACTCCCTGCACCTCGTCAACGCGTACGGCGCCTTCGGCAGCGTCGGGCGTATCCGGCACGAGATCGTCATCGAGGGCACGGCCGACGCGGTGCCACGTGAGGAATCCGCCTGGCTGGTCTACGAGTTCCGGGGCAAGCCGGGCGATCCGGGGCGCTGGCCACGCCAGTTCGCCCCCTACCATCTGCGGCTCGACTGGATGATGTGGTTCGCGGCGCTCTCTCCCCTGTACGCGGAGTCCTGGTTCGGAGGCCTGGTGGAGCGGCTTCTGACCGGCGACCGCGACACGTTGCGGCTCCTGCGCCGCTCCCCGTTCCCCGCCGACGCCCCGCCCACGTACGTCCGGGCCCGGCTCTACCGCTATCGCTTCACCACGTGGCGCGAGCTGCGGGCGACGGGTGCCTGCTGGGAGCGGACGTACGTACGCGAGTTCCTGAGGCCGACGCGGCTTGCCGTCTCCCGGAGCCAGAGCCGGTAGAAACCTCCCGGAGTCAGAGCCCGTAGACGCGGGTCGCCGTGCCGCCGAAGACCGCGTCGCGCTCAGGAGCGGTCAGCGATCCGGTCAACTCCTGTGCTGCGTCCATGACTTGCTCATAGGTTGCAGCCAGGTTGCACACCGGCCAGTCCGAGCCGAACATCACGCGGTCGGGCCCGAACGCCTCCAGGACCGCGTCGGCGTACGGCCGCAGCGCCCCCGGCGTCCAGGTCGCCCAGTCGGCCTCGGTGACCAGGCCGGAGAGTTTGCAGACCGCGTTGGGCAGGGCCGCCAGCGCGCGCAGCCCGTCGGCCCACGGCTCGGTCACGCCCGACGCGACGGGCGGCTTGCCGCAGTGGTCGAGGACGAAGGTGAGGCCGGGCAGAGCGGCGGCCGCCGCGGCGCAGGCGGGAAGCTGGTTCGGCAGGACCACCAGGTCGTAGACCAGACCGGCGTCGGCGACGGCCGCGAGGCCCCGGCGCACGTCGGGCCGCAGCAGCCACTCGGGGTCGGGTTCCGCCTGGACCTGGTGGCGGATGCCCTTCAGGTAACGCCCGCCGGGGAGTTCGGCGAGCCGGGCCAGGGTGTCGGCGATGTCGGGGCGTGTGAGGTCGGCCCAGCCGACCACTCCGGCCACGAGTTCGCCGGCGTGGGCCAGGGCGAGGAACTCCGGGGTCTCCTCCTCGACGGTGACGGTCTGCACGAGGACGGTGGCCGTGACACCGGACTTGTGCGCCAGGGGCGCGAGGTCGTCCAGCGTGAAGTCCCGCCGGATCGGGGCGAGTTGCTCGCCGGTGATCCAGGCCTGGTCGCGCACGGAGAGGTCCCAGACGTGGTGGTGCGCGTCGACGATCGCGGTCATCACAGCTCCCAGACGACGGGCAGGCCCGCGTCGGCGCCCTCGGCCGAGTAGTCGTGGACGACGTCGAGCAGTTCGGCCATCCGGGCCTGCCAGGCGATGTTCACCGGCAGCTTGTCCAGCTCGGCGAGCATGCGGGCGTAGTCCTCGCACTCCAGGACGTGGAACAGGTCGGTCCCGCTGCGCCAGATGGTCCACGACGTGGCACCGGCCGCGCGGATGGCCTTGCGCAGTTCGGCCGGGACCTCGCGGTGGGCGGCCTCGTACGCGTCGACACGGTCGGCGCGGACCTTGGTGTGCAGGGCGATTCTCACACGTGCTCCTCTCCGGGTACGGGGACGTCGTCGGGCAGCAGTCCGGCGGCGCGTACTTCCTTCCAGAACGCGGCCGGCACTGCCGCGGCGAACTGCTCGGCAGCGTCCTGGACTTCGTCCGGCGAACGGGTGCCCACCAGAATGCTCGCCACCGCCGGATGACCGAACGGGAAGGCGAGCGCGGCCGCCCGCAGGGTGATGCCGTGCCGCTGCGCCACGTCCTGCAACCGGTAGGCACGGTCCAGGACTTCGCGGGGTGCCGCCGCGTAGTCGTACGTCGCGCCGGGCCGCGGGTCGGCGAGGAGGCCGGAGTTGAACACGCCGCCGACGACGACCGACGTGCCGCGCGCCTGCGACTCGGGCAACAGCTCCGTCAGCGCCCCCTGGTCGAGGAGGGTGTAGCGGCCTGCGCACAGGACGGCGTCCACATCGGTGTCGCGGACGAACCGGGTGAGCATCGCGACCTGGTTCATACCGGCGCCGATCGCCCCGACGACACCCTCGGCACGCAGCCGCTCAAGAGCCGGGTAGGCCTCCCGGAACGCCTGCTCACCGTGGTCGTCCGGGTCGTGCAGATACACGACGTCGACGCGGTCGAGGCCGAGCCGCGTCAGGCTGTCCTCCAGAGAGCGGCGCACACCGTCCGCGCTGAAGTCCCAGACGCGGCGGTGCGTGGCAGGCACGGCGAACCCGTTCTCCAGGTCGTCGCCCCCGCTCTCCCCCACGGGCACGAGGAGGCGTCCCGCCTTTGTGGACACGGTGTACGCCGAGCGGTCCCGGGCCGCGAGGGCCTCGCCGAGGCGCAGCTCGGACAGGCCGATGCCGTAGTGCGGCGCCGTGTCGAAGTAACGGATGCCCGCGTCCCAGGCCGCGCCGACCGCGGTCCGGGCCTCCTCGTCGGTGACGGGCGTGTACAGGTTGCCGATACCGGCGGCGCCGAAGGACAGCTCGGTGACATCGACGCCGCTGCGGCCCAGGGTGCGGGTGCGCATGGCGGTCACTGGCCCGCGGGGCGCAGGCGCAGGCCCTGCATGCCGCCGTCGACGGCCAGGGCGGTGCCGGTGGTGGCGCCGGACAGTGGGCTCGCCAAGTACGCGACGGCGCCCGCGACTTCGGCGGCAGAGACGAGGCGGCCGGTGGGCTGACGGGACGCGAGGGCCGCGCGCTCGGCGGCCGGGTCGGGAGCGGCGGACAGCAGCCGGCCGACCCATGGAGTGTCCACGGTCCCCGGGTTGACGCAGTTGACGCGTACCCCTTCGCGGACGTGGTCGGCGGCCATGGCGAGCGTCAGGGAGTACACGGCGCCCTTCGACGCCGAGTACAGGGCGCGCTGCGGGAGGCCGGCCGTCGCGGCGATGGAGCAGGTGTTGACGATCGCCGCGTGCGACGACTCCCGAAGGTGGGGCAGGGCGGCGCGCGTCGTGCGGACGATGCCGAGGACGTTGACGTCGAGGACGCGGTGCCACTGGTCGTCGTCGTTGTCCTCGACGGTGCCCTGGGCGCCGATGCCCGCGTTGTTGACGAGGACGTCGAGGCCGCCGAGGTCCGCCACGGCGGCGACCACGGCGGCGCGCACGGAGGCGTCGTCGCTGACGTCGGCGGTGTAGCCGCGCAGCGGCTTGTCGACGCTGCCCGGGTCGAGGTCGAGCACGGCGACGCTCGCGCCGCGGGCGGCGAGGAGTTCGGCGGTGGCCCGGCCGATCCCGGACGCTCCGCCGGTGACGAGGGCCTTGAGCCCCGCGAGGTCCTGCACGTCGCTGGCGTCGGTCATGCCGCTGCACCCTTCTGGTCGGTGGCGCCCTGCCGGGCGAGGTCGGCGGCCCAGAAGGCGCCGTCGGGGTAGGTGTACTCCGCGATGGACTCGGGCCGCATCGCGGCGGAGAAGCCGGGCGCCGTGGGCGCCGTGTAGTGGCCGTCGCGGATCACGACGGGGTCGATGAAGTGGCCGTGCAGATGGTCGACGTACTCGATGACGCGGTCCTGCGTGGTGCCCGCGAGGGCGACGTAGTCGAACATCGAGAGGTGCTGGACGAGTTCGCACAGGCCGACACCGCCCGCGTGCGGGCACACGGGGACACCGAACTTGGCGGCGAGCAGCAGGATGGCGAGGTTCTCGTTGACGCCGCCGACGCGCGCCGCGTCGATCTGGAGGATGTCGATGGCGCCGGCCTGGAGGAGCTGCTTGAAGATGATGCGGTTCTGGACGTGCTCGCCGGTGGCGACCTTCACGGGCGCGACGGCCCTGCGGATCGCTGCGTGGCCGAGGACGTCGTCGGGGCTGGTCGGCTCCTCCACCCAGTACGGGTCGAACTCGGCGAGCGCCCTGGTCCACTCGATGGCCTCGCCGACGTTCCACCGCTGGTTGGCGTCGATCGCCATCCGGATGTCCGGGCCGATCACCGCGCGGGCGGCGCGGCAGCGCCGGATGTCGTCGGCGAGGTCGGCGCCGACCTTCAGCTTGATCTGCCGGAAGCCGTCGGCGACGGCCTGCCGGGCGAGTCGGCCGAGCTTCTCGTCGGAGTAGCCGAGCCAGCCGGGCGAGGTGGTGTAGCCGGGGAAGCCGCGCTCGCGCAGGGCGCTCTCGCGGTCCGCCGCGCCCACGCGGCCCGATCTGAGGAGCGCGAGGGCGTCGTCGGGGGTGAGCGCGTCGGCGATGTAGCGGAAGTCGATCTGCGAGACGAGCCACTCGGGCGTCGCGTCGGCCAGGAACTGCCACAGCGGCTTGCGGGCGCGCTTGGCCGCCAGGTCCCACACGGCGTTGACGACGGCACCGATCGCCATGTGCATCACGCCCTTCTCGGGGCCGAGCCAGCGGAGCTGGCTGTCACCGATCAGGTCGCGGTTCAACGTCCCAGGGTCGGCACACAGTTCGTCGACCCCCCGGCCGACGACATGGTGCCGCAGGGCGTCGATCGCGGCGACCTGGACATCGTTGCCACGACCGATGGTGAACGTGAATCCGTGCCCCTCGACTCCGTCGGCGGCGTCGGTGCGGAGCACGACGTAGGCGGCGGAGTAGTCGGGGTCCGGGTTCATGGCGTCGGATCCGTCCAGCTCCCTGGAAGTGGGGAACCGGATGTCGAAAGTGTCAACCGCGATGATTCGGGCGGCAGTTGGAGACACGGGTGGCCTTTCTTGCTGAGGCGGGGGTCAGTCCTGGGCGCGGCCGGTCGTCACCCGGGCGATCATCAGGGCGAGGAGGATGATGCCGCCGTAGATGGCCTGGATCCAGAACGACGGAACCTGGGCGAGGGTCAGCAGGTTCTGGACGACGCCGAGCAGCAGGACGCCGGTGAGAGCGCCGAACATGGTGCCCTTGCCGCCGTCGAGGCTGATGCCGCCGATGACCGCCGCCGCGAACACGGTGAAGATCATGTTGTTGCCCTGGTTGGCGCTGATCGCGCCGACGTAGCCGGTCTGCATGATCCCGCCGACCGAGGCGAGGACGCCCGCGATGACGAACACGCCGAGCATCACGCGCTCGACGCGGATTCCCGCCGCGCGGGCGGCGTCGGCGTTGCCGCCGATCGCGTACAGGGCGCGTCCGATCCGGTGGTACTTCAGGATGAGGCCCACCACGCCGAAGGCGATCGCGGCCAGCCACACCGACATCGGGATCCTCAGGAACGTCGTGGTCGCGAGGGAGAAGAACGCGTCGGGCATGCCGAACAGCGTCTTGCCCTTGGTCGCGCCGACGAGCAGTCCGCGCAGGACGATCAGCATCGCCAGCGTCACGATGAAGGCGTTGAGCTTGAACTTCACGACGAGGATGCCGTTGAAGGCCCCGATCGCCGCGCCCACGACCAGGATCGCGAGCAGCGCGAGCACGGTCGGGAACTCGGTGCCGAATCCGGACTGGGAGACCGGTAGGACGAGCAGGGCGCCGACGGCGGGCGCGATGCCGACCACCGACTCCAGGGAGAGGTCGAACTTGCCCGTGATCAGGACGAGCGATTCGGCGAGCACCACCATCGCGAGGGCCGCGGAGGCCCCGAGGATGGAGATGAGGTTGCGCTCGGTGAGGAACGAGTCGTTGACGACCGCTCCGAGCACCATGAGCAGCAACAGGGCCGGGACCAGGGCCAGTTCGCGAGCCCGACGCAGCAGTACGGCCTTGGCAGGCCCCTTTCCGGGCGCTCCGATCTTTGTCGTGGTCAAGGCCGACGGGGCCTTCGTGTCAGCCATGGTCCACTCCTTCGATGGAGGCGATCAGCTCGTGGTCGTTCCAGCCGGCCGCGTGCTCGGCGACGACCTTCCCGTGGAAGAGGACGAGGACCCGGTCGCAGCGGCGCAGGTCGTCGAGCTCGTCGGAGACGACGAGGACCGCCGTGCCGTCCTCGCGGGCGCTGTCCATGCGGGACAGCAGGGACTCCTTGGACTTCACATCGACGCCCGCGGTGGGGTTGATGAGGACGAGAAGGCGGGGGTCGGAGGCGAGGGCGCGGGCCATGACGACCTTCTGGGCGTTGCCGCCGGAGAGGTCGGACACGGGCTGGTCGGGGCCCTCCGCGTGGATGTCGAGGCGGTCGATCAGGTCGGCGGCGAAGCGGCGCTTGCGGTCGGTGCCGACGAAGCCGTAGCGGCCGAGGCGCCCGAGAACGCTCATCGTGGCGTTGTCGCCGATGGTCATGCCGGTGACGAGCCCCTGCTCGTGCCGGTCGCGCGGCACGCAGCCGACGCCCGCGGCGAGCGCTGCACTCACATCTCCGAACGGCAGCTTCTTGCCGTCCAGTTGGGCCGTTCCGGCGGTCGGCGAGTGCAGTCCGGCGAACGCCTCGGCGAGCTGGATCTTGCCGCTGCCGCTGGAGCCCGCGAGCCCGACGACCTCTCCGCTGCGGACGGTCAGGTCGACGTCGTGGTACGCCTCCGAGGTGAGCCCGCGCGCGTCGAGGAGGACGGTGGCGTCGGGCTCGTGCTCCACGGCGGCGCGGGCCGCCGCGCGCTCCTCTGCGATGACCTCGCCGGCCATCGCCTCCACCAGTGCGGCGCGCGGCAGTTCCGCGACGGGCGCCGTGGTGATCCAGCGGGCGTCGCGCAGCACGGTGACCGTCTGGCAGACCTCGTACACCTCCTGGAGGTGGTGCGAGATGAACAGGAAGGTGACGCCGGACTCCTGGAGCGCACGCATGCGCGTGAAGAGACGCTCGATCTCCCGGTTGTCGAGCTGCGCGGTGGGCTCGTCGAGGACGATGAAGCGGGCACCGCCGCTCAACGCCCTTGCGATCTCCACCATTTGGCGGTCCTCGACCTTGAGGTCGGCGGTGCGGGCGTCGGGGTCGACGTGGATGTCCCAGGTGTCGAGGACCTGCGCGGCCTCCTCCTGGAGCTTGCGCCAGGAGAAGAAGCCGCGGCGGCTGCCGGGCTGCCGGTTGATGAAGAGGTTCTCGGCGACCGTCAGTTCGGGCACGACGGTCGGCTTCTGGTAGACGCAGGCGACCTTGGCGCGCCAGGCGTCGCGGTCACTGAGCGGGGGCGCGGGCTCGCCGTCGAACAGGAGGGTGCCCGCGTCCGGTGCCTGGAGGCCGGTGAGGACCGTGACCAGGGTGGACTTGCCGGCGCCGTTGCGGCCCACGAGGGCGTGGGACTCGCCCTGCAGGACGGTCAGGCGACCGTCCTGCAGGGCGACCGTGGGACCGTACCGCTTGGCGATGCCCGACGCCTCGACCAGCGGCCTGACCGCCGGCGTGGTTGTCGTCGAGGTGCTCATTTGACCGTGTTTCCCCAGAGCTTCGGGTCGTCGACGTTGTCCTTGGTGACGAGCGGCGCGGGCAGCTGGTCCTCGAGGATGCCGCTGGGCAGTTTGACGATCTCCGAGTCGTGGTCGGTGGGACCGGGCTTGAACGTCTTCCCCTGCATCGCCGCCTTGATGTAGTACATGCCGTACTTGGCGTAGGCGTCGGCGGGCTGGGAGACGGTCGCGTCGATCTGGCCCTTGCGGATCGCGGCGAACTCCTGCGGGATGCCGTCGTTCGAGACGATCGTGATGTGGCCCTTCTCGCCGGTCTTCTTCAGCAGGCCCTTGGACTTGAGGGTCTGCAGGGTGGGCGCGAGGTAGACGCCGCCCGCCTGCATGTAGATGCCCTTGATGTCCGGGTTGGCGTTGAGGAGGGTGTCCAGCTTGGACGCGGCGGTGTCGGACTCCCACTTGGCGGGGATCTCCAGGACCTTGAGGTCCGGGTACTTCTTCTTGACGCAGTCGCGGAAGGCCTGCGAGCGCTCGCGGCCGTTCACGGAGGCGAGGTCACCCATGATCTGGACGACCTTGCCGGTCTTGACCTGCTGACCGAGGTACTCGCAGGCCTTCTCGCCGTACGCGACGTTGTTGGCGCGTACGACCATGGCGACCTTGCCCTTCTCGGGCGCGACGTCCACGGCGACGACGGGGACGCCCTTGCGTTCGGCCTGGTCGAGGCCGGCTGAGATCGCGGCGCTGTCGAGGGGCGCGACGACGAGGCCCTTGACGCCTTGGTTGAGCTGGTTGTTGATGTCCGTGATCTGCTGCGAGGGGTCACTGTTGGAGTTGACGGTCTTGAGCGCGTCCACGCTCTCGGACTTCGCCATCTTCGGCACGTAGTCGTTGTACGACTGCCAGAACGGCGAGGTGAGCAGCGGCAGGATGACCCCGACCTTGCCCTTTCCGTCGCCGCCGCCCTTGCCGCCGGAGGCGACGTCGTCCTTCGTGCTGCCGCACGCGGTGAGCACCAGGGCGGCGCAAGCGGCGACCGCCGCCGCGCCGACGATCCGCGACCTGTTCCGCTTGCGCACTGTTCTGCCGGCCATCTGACGGCTCCTCATCGAGCGAGATCGAGCGACTTCTGGTACCTGATGGCGGAAATATTTATCAGACCACTTGGCGGCCACAACACCCCTCGTCGCCAACTTTTCCGTGTTTCAAGCCGTAGTGGTCGGACCACATCTCTGGCTAGACTGCGGCGGACCCGGCATATTGAGGAGCGTCCGTGGAACAGACCGCCCCGCAGAAGGGCACCGTGACGCAGCGGGCCATCGAGCAGATCAAGGCGATGATCGGCGAGGGACTGCTCGAGCCGGGCCAGCGGCTGCCGACGGAGCGCGATCTGGCCACCCAGCTCGGCATCTCGCGCAGCTCGATGCGGGAGGCGATCAGGGCGCTCACGGTCCTCGGCGTCCTGGAGGCGCGGCACGGATCGGGTATCTACGTCACGCAGTTGAACGCCGGGGACCTCCTGGAGACGTTCGGCGTCGTCGCCGATCTCTCGCGCGGCGCCCGTCTCGTGGAGCTGATGGAGGTGCGCCGCGTGCTCGAGTCGACGGCGACGGCGCTGGCGGCCGCGCGCATCACGCCGGAGCAACTCGCCGAGGTGGAGCTGCACTTGGCGGCGATGGCGGCGACGGACGACCCCGAGGAGATCCTCTCCCACGACCTCGCGTTCCACCGGGTGATCGCCACGGCCGCGGGCAACGACACGATGGCCGCGATCCTGGAGGGGCTGTCGTCACGGACGTTCCGCGCCCGAGTGTGGCGCGGCTACCAGGAAGAGGGCGCCTTCGAGCGCACGGGCCGCGAGCACGCCCGTATCCACCGCGCGCTGGTCGCCCGCGATCCGGAGGCGGCGCGCGCCGCGGCGGCGGCCCATGTGGGCGAGGTCGAGGCCTGGATGCGCAGCCAGCTCGACGCCGAACCGTCCTGACCACGCCCCGCTCGAAGGAGGGTCAGCGTGGCGCCTGGGCCGCGAGCGCCGAGAGCAGCAGTTCCAGCGCCGTCCCGAAGGAGCTCTCCGCCATGAGGGGCAAGTGCTCGCGGACAGCGGCCAGTTGGGGGTGCGTGTCCGCCGGAAGTGACTGGTACGTGTCCGTCCAGGCGCTGTGGTCCTGGGCTCGCCGCTCGGGCGGCAGCGCCAGATGGGAGGCGTCCAGGGCCGCGTGCCCGAGCGCCGTGTCGACGAACGCGGCGTAGTACCGCACCGCTGTGGCGTCGTCGAAGCCCGCGCTCCGCAGCCGCCCGATACCCGTCTCCACGGCCCGGACCTCGTTGATCCGGCGGGTCACCCGGTACGCGGCCATCGCGGCGATCCGGGGGTGTTCGCTGTAGGCGCGGTGGATCCGGAGCCCCATGTTCCGCAGGTCCTCGACCCAGTCGTCGCCGGGCGCGAACCCGGCCATGCTCTCGCCGATGATCCGGTCGGCGACGGCAAGGAGCAGGTCGTCCGTGTTGTGGAAGTAGCGGTAGACCGCGCTCGGGTCGCAGCCGAGCGCGGCACCCAGCCTGCGCACGCTCAGCGCGTCGGGCCCGTGCTGCGCGACCAGGCGCAGGGCGCAGTCGACGATCAGGTCACCGGAGAGCAGCACCCCCGACTTGGTCGGCTTGCGGCGCCGCCGCTCCACCGGAATCCGCCCTTCGGTCATACCGAATCCCCTTCCGTCCGCGCCGCCCGTTCCCCTTATGTCAACACCATTGACGCAACATTGACAAGGCCTGTTTGATCGCACCCTCCCTCCCCTCCTCCGGTTTCAGGAGTGTCCGAATGAGCAGCGAACCCCCTGGCCTGCGCCGTTCCCTCGGTGTCGTCGACGGCGTCGCCATCGCCGCGTCCAGCACCGCCGCCACCACCAGCATCGGGATCGGCATGGGCGCGCTCGCCGCGACGGTGGGCCTCCAGGCCCCGGCGATCCTGCTCGTGGCGTTCCTGCCGATCCTCGGCATCGCCTCCGCGTACGCCCGCCTCAACCGCTCCGAGCCGAACATGGGCAGCGGCTATGTGTGGGTCGGCAAGACTCTGGGCCCGTGGCCCGGCTTCATCACGGGCTGGGTCACCCTGGTCGGCACGGTGATCTTCATGGCGTACACGAGCGCCGTCACCGGGTCGGTCTTCCTCCAGTTCGCGAACAAGGCCGGCTGGCACCGCGCCCTCGGCCTCACGCTCGACCCGAACTCGACCGCTCTGAGCACGGTGGTCGGCCTCGTGGTCCTGGCCGTCGTGACGTACACGGCGATCACCGGGGTCCGCAAGGCCACCCGGCTGCAGACGTGGCTGCTCGTCTTCGAGTACGCGGTCCTGCTCGCGTTCTGCGGCTGGGCCCTCATCTCGGGCGGCCACGCCTTCCAGTGGTCGTGGCTGAACCCCTTCGCGATCCACGACGGCACGGCGTTCGCGCAGGGCCTCGTCCTCGCGGTGTTCTTCTTCTGGGGCTGGGACGCCGCGTTCAGCGTCACCGAGGAGACGAAGAACGTGCGGGACGCCGGCCGGGGCGGCTTCATCGCGCTGTTCACGATGCTCGCGATGTTCCTCTACGGTGCCGTGGCCTTCCAGCGCGAGATGAGCCTGCCCGAGCTGATCGCCCAGGGCCCGCAGGGCCTCACGTATCTCGGCGCGAAGCTCGCCGACGAGCCGTGGGCGACGCTGCCGCTGCTCGCGCTGATGTTCTCCGCGGTGGCCTCGCTCCAGTCGAGCGTCATCCCGACGGCGCGCGGCCTCCTCGCCATGGGCCGCGACCGCACGATGGGCCAGGTGTGGACCCGCGTCAGCCCGCGTTACGGGTCCCCGGCCCTGGGCACCGTCCTCATCATGTCGATCTCCGCCGGCGTCTCCGTGCTCGCACTGGCCATCCCCAAGCTGAACGAGATGATCCTCGCCGCCGTCAACTCCATCGGCCTGGTCGTCGCCCTGTACTACGGCCTGACGGCGCTCGCCTGCGCGGTCCGCTTCCGCGCCGCCCTGCGCGGTCCGCTGTCCGGAGCCCTGCGCGCGGTCGTGGCGCCCACGGTCAGCGGCGTCGCGCTCCTCGGCATCGGCGCCTATCTCGCCCGCTCGTACGTGACGATGAGCGACCACTTCGAACTCAGCCCGGACAACGGGTGGTTCATGCTGTCGGTACCGCTCGCCATCGTCGCGTCCGGCCTGGTGATGGCCGCTTACGCCAAGTACGTGCGCCGCTCCCCGTACTTCGTCACGGGCGGCGGCACCGCGCCCGAGACGGCCCCCCTGACCCCCGAACATTCCTGACCAGCACCAACCGACCCGTCCCCGCACCCCAAGGAGTCACGTCCCATGCCCGACACCGCCCCCGCCGATCTCGTCTTCACCGGCGGCCCGGTCCACACCCTCTCCCCCGCCCGGTCGCGCGCGACCTCGGTGGCCGTCCGCGGCGAGCGGATCGTCGCCGTGGGCCACGACGAGGTATGCGAACTCATCGGCCCGGCCACCGAAGTGGTGGACCTGAAGGGCAAGTTGCTCATCCCCGGGTTCCAGGACGCGCACGCGCATCCGGTCGGCGGCGGCATGGAGCTCGGCCAGTGCGACCTGAGCGGCGCGACGACCCTCGACGAGTACCGGAGCCGTATCGCCGCATACGCGCGGGCGCACCCCGACATGGAGTGGATCACCGGCGGCGGCTGGTCGATGGAGGCGTTTCCCGGCGGCCTGCCCACGGCCGCCGAGCTCGACGCCCTCGTGCCCGACCGCCCGGCCTACCTCGTCAACCGCGACCACCACGGCGCCTGGGTCAACTCCCGTGCCCTTCAGGCCGCCGGGATCGACGCCCGCATGGCCGACCCGTCCGACGGCCGCATCGAGCGCGACGCCGGCGGGGCGCCGACCGGCATGCTCCAGGAGGGCGCGGCGAACCTGATCGGACGGCTGCTGCCGCCCGTCACCCTGGAGCAGAGGATCACGGGCCTGCTGCGGGCCCAGGAGCTGATGCACTCCCTCGGCGTCACCGCGTGGCAGGACGCCCTCCTCGGCGAGCACGCCAACCTCACCGACCCCACCGACGCGTATCTCACGACCGCCGGGGACGGGCGCCTCACCGCGCGGGTCGTCGGCTCGCTGTGGTGGGACCGCGCACGCGGCACCGAGCAGATCGACGAGCTGGTGGCGCGGCGCGCGGCCGGCACGCGCGGGCGGCTGCGCTGC
The DNA window shown above is from Streptomyces sp. NBC_01445 and carries:
- a CDS encoding lipase maturation factor family protein, translating into MEWFSSPGYWLGRLIFQRGLAALYLVAFLGAALQFRALIGERGMLPVPRYLERVPWRQAPTLFRAYYSDRFFAGVAWGGAALSAALAAGLADRVPLWAAMALWVVPWVLYLSIVNVGQTWYAFGWESLLLEVGFLAVFLGNERVAPPLLVLVLLRWVLFRVEFGAGLIKMRGDECWRKLTCLYYHHETQPMPGPLSWFFHRLPRPLHRVEAGANHVTQLVLPVLLFTPQPIATGAACLMILTQLWLVLSGNFSWLNWLTILLAVTAVDFSLLREPPHPAAAPLWYECVVIAVTALVVALSYHPALNLLSRRQSMNRSYDSLHLVNAYGAFGSVGRIRHEIVIEGTADAVPREESAWLVYEFRGKPGDPGRWPRQFAPYHLRLDWMMWFAALSPLYAESWFGGLVERLLTGDRDTLRLLRRSPFPADAPPTYVRARLYRYRFTTWRELRATGACWERTYVREFLRPTRLAVSRSQSR
- a CDS encoding amidohydrolase family protein, with translation MTAIVDAHHHVWDLSVRDQAWITGEQLAPIRRDFTLDDLAPLAHKSGVTATVLVQTVTVEEETPEFLALAHAGELVAGVVGWADLTRPDIADTLARLAELPGGRYLKGIRHQVQAEPDPEWLLRPDVRRGLAAVADAGLVYDLVVLPNQLPACAAAAAALPGLTFVLDHCGKPPVASGVTEPWADGLRALAALPNAVCKLSGLVTEADWATWTPGALRPYADAVLEAFGPDRVMFGSDWPVCNLAATYEQVMDAAQELTGSLTAPERDAVFGGTATRVYGL
- a CDS encoding L-rhamnose mutarotase encodes the protein MRIALHTKVRADRVDAYEAAHREVPAELRKAIRAAGATSWTIWRSGTDLFHVLECEDYARMLAELDKLPVNIAWQARMAELLDVVHDYSAEGADAGLPVVWEL
- a CDS encoding aldo/keto reductase, with translation MRTRTLGRSGVDVTELSFGAAGIGNLYTPVTDEEARTAVGAAWDAGIRYFDTAPHYGIGLSELRLGEALAARDRSAYTVSTKAGRLLVPVGESGGDDLENGFAVPATHRRVWDFSADGVRRSLEDSLTRLGLDRVDVVYLHDPDDHGEQAFREAYPALERLRAEGVVGAIGAGMNQVAMLTRFVRDTDVDAVLCAGRYTLLDQGALTELLPESQARGTSVVVGGVFNSGLLADPRPGATYDYAAAPREVLDRAYRLQDVAQRHGITLRAAALAFPFGHPAVASILVGTRSPDEVQDAAEQFAAAVPAAFWKEVRAAGLLPDDVPVPGEEHV
- a CDS encoding SDR family NAD(P)-dependent oxidoreductase, translated to MQDLAGLKALVTGGASGIGRATAELLAARGASVAVLDLDPGSVDKPLRGYTADVSDDASVRAAVVAAVADLGGLDVLVNNAGIGAQGTVEDNDDDQWHRVLDVNVLGIVRTTRAALPHLRESSHAAIVNTCSIAATAGLPQRALYSASKGAVYSLTLAMAADHVREGVRVNCVNPGTVDTPWVGRLLSAAPDPAAERAALASRQPTGRLVSAAEVAGAVAYLASPLSGATTGTALAVDGGMQGLRLRPAGQ
- a CDS encoding L-fuconate dehydratase; translation: MSPTAARIIAVDTFDIRFPTSRELDGSDAMNPDPDYSAAYVVLRTDAADGVEGHGFTFTIGRGNDVQVAAIDALRHHVVGRGVDELCADPGTLNRDLIGDSQLRWLGPEKGVMHMAIGAVVNAVWDLAAKRARKPLWQFLADATPEWLVSQIDFRYIADALTPDDALALLRSGRVGAADRESALRERGFPGYTTSPGWLGYSDEKLGRLARQAVADGFRQIKLKVGADLADDIRRCRAARAVIGPDIRMAIDANQRWNVGEAIEWTRALAEFDPYWVEEPTSPDDVLGHAAIRRAVAPVKVATGEHVQNRIIFKQLLQAGAIDILQIDAARVGGVNENLAILLLAAKFGVPVCPHAGGVGLCELVQHLSMFDYVALAGTTQDRVIEYVDHLHGHFIDPVVIRDGHYTAPTAPGFSAAMRPESIAEYTYPDGAFWAADLARQGATDQKGAAA
- a CDS encoding ABC transporter permease, translating into MADTKAPSALTTTKIGAPGKGPAKAVLLRRARELALVPALLLLMVLGAVVNDSFLTERNLISILGASAALAMVVLAESLVLITGKFDLSLESVVGIAPAVGALLVLPVSQSGFGTEFPTVLALLAILVVGAAIGAFNGILVVKFKLNAFIVTLAMLIVLRGLLVGATKGKTLFGMPDAFFSLATTTFLRIPMSVWLAAIAFGVVGLILKYHRIGRALYAIGGNADAARAAGIRVERVMLGVFVIAGVLASVGGIMQTGYVGAISANQGNNMIFTVFAAAVIGGISLDGGKGTMFGALTGVLLLGVVQNLLTLAQVPSFWIQAIYGGIILLALMIARVTTGRAQD